The Echeneis naucrates chromosome 8, fEcheNa1.1, whole genome shotgun sequence genome has a window encoding:
- the slc25a39 gene encoding mitochondrial glutathione transporter SLC25A39 isoform X2, translated as MGERAITGPVATISPVQQMLASGTGALLTSVFVTPLDVVKIRLQAQQTPFHQGKCFLYCNGLMDHIYVCQNATSCTSWYKTPTHFSGTLDAFVKISRHEGLRSLWSGLPPTLVMAVPATVIYFTCYDQLRDFLRYGLGFQGSHVPLVAGGLARLGAVTVISPLELVRTKMQSRRLPYSELRACIRSAVAQDGVLSLWRGWAPTVLRDVPFSALYWFNYELVKAQLCEQSGVTQAKFSISFTAGAVSGAIAAILTLPFDVVKTRRQIQLGEMDTLGVSLKRTTSTWHIMKEIWAELGYKGLFAGFMPRVIKVAPACAVMISTYEFGKAFFQKMNLDQERHPKGC; from the exons ATGGGGGAACGGGCCATCACTGGCCCCGTGGCTACGATCTCTCCAGTGCAGCAGATGCTGGCCTCTGGCACTGGAGCCCTCCTCACATCTGTATTTG TCACACCGCTGGACGTTGTGAAGATAAGGCTGCAGGCTCAGCAAACACCATTCCACCAAG GGAAGTGTTTCCTGTATTGTAATGGACTGATGGATCACATCTACGTCTGTCAGAATGCAACCAGTTGCACCAGCTGGTACAAAACACCAACACATTTCAGTGGGACTCTT GACGCTTTTGTTAAAATCAGCCGCCATGAAGGGCTCAGGTCTCTGTGGAGTGGGCTCCCGCCAACACT tGTCATGGCTGTACCTGCCACTGTCATCTACTTCACCTGCTATGACCAGCTGCGAGACTTCCTGAGATACGGTCTGGGTTTTCAGGGCAGCCACGTCCCTCTTGTTGCTGGTGGTCTGGCAAGAT TGGGGGCCGTGACAGTGATCAGTCCTCTGGAATTGGTCAGGACTAAGATGCAGTCCCGTCGGCTGCCCTACAGTGAGCTGCGAGCGTGTATCCGCTCAGCTGTGGCTCAGGACGGCGTGCTGTCTCTGTGGAGGGGCTGGGCGCCTACCGTCCTCAGAGACGTTCCCTTCTCCG CTTTGTACTGGTTCAACTATGAACTGGTGAAGGCCCAGCTGTGTGAACAGTCCGGAGTGACTCAGGCCAAGTTCTCAATCAGTTTCACTGCAGGAGCTGTGTCTGGAGCT atTGCTGCGATCCTGACTCTGCCTTTTGACGTAGTGAAGACTCGGCGACAGATCCAACTCGGAGAAATGGATACTCTGGGAG TTTCCTTAAAGAGAACCACATCCACATGGCACATAATGAAAGAAATATGGGCTGAACTGGGCTACAAAGGCCTTTTTGCAG GTTTCATGCCGAGGGTGATCAAAGTGGCTCCTGCCTGTGCTGTTATGATAAGCACATATGAGTTTGGAAAGGCCTTCTTCCAGAAGATGAACCTGGATCAGGAGCGACATCCTAAGGGCTGTTag
- the slc25a39 gene encoding mitochondrial glutathione transporter SLC25A39 isoform X1 codes for MGERAITGPVATISPVQQMLASGTGALLTSVFVTPLDVVKIRLQAQQTPFHQALASESASWGGVIRPSKWKCFLYCNGLMDHIYVCQNATSCTSWYKTPTHFSGTLDAFVKISRHEGLRSLWSGLPPTLVMAVPATVIYFTCYDQLRDFLRYGLGFQGSHVPLVAGGLARLGAVTVISPLELVRTKMQSRRLPYSELRACIRSAVAQDGVLSLWRGWAPTVLRDVPFSALYWFNYELVKAQLCEQSGVTQAKFSISFTAGAVSGAIAAILTLPFDVVKTRRQIQLGEMDTLGVSLKRTTSTWHIMKEIWAELGYKGLFAGFMPRVIKVAPACAVMISTYEFGKAFFQKMNLDQERHPKGC; via the exons ATGGGGGAACGGGCCATCACTGGCCCCGTGGCTACGATCTCTCCAGTGCAGCAGATGCTGGCCTCTGGCACTGGAGCCCTCCTCACATCTGTATTTG TCACACCGCTGGACGTTGTGAAGATAAGGCTGCAGGCTCAGCAAACACCATTCCACCAAG CTTTGGCTTCAGAATCTGCTTCGTGGGGTGGCGTCATCCGTCCATCCAAAT GGAAGTGTTTCCTGTATTGTAATGGACTGATGGATCACATCTACGTCTGTCAGAATGCAACCAGTTGCACCAGCTGGTACAAAACACCAACACATTTCAGTGGGACTCTT GACGCTTTTGTTAAAATCAGCCGCCATGAAGGGCTCAGGTCTCTGTGGAGTGGGCTCCCGCCAACACT tGTCATGGCTGTACCTGCCACTGTCATCTACTTCACCTGCTATGACCAGCTGCGAGACTTCCTGAGATACGGTCTGGGTTTTCAGGGCAGCCACGTCCCTCTTGTTGCTGGTGGTCTGGCAAGAT TGGGGGCCGTGACAGTGATCAGTCCTCTGGAATTGGTCAGGACTAAGATGCAGTCCCGTCGGCTGCCCTACAGTGAGCTGCGAGCGTGTATCCGCTCAGCTGTGGCTCAGGACGGCGTGCTGTCTCTGTGGAGGGGCTGGGCGCCTACCGTCCTCAGAGACGTTCCCTTCTCCG CTTTGTACTGGTTCAACTATGAACTGGTGAAGGCCCAGCTGTGTGAACAGTCCGGAGTGACTCAGGCCAAGTTCTCAATCAGTTTCACTGCAGGAGCTGTGTCTGGAGCT atTGCTGCGATCCTGACTCTGCCTTTTGACGTAGTGAAGACTCGGCGACAGATCCAACTCGGAGAAATGGATACTCTGGGAG TTTCCTTAAAGAGAACCACATCCACATGGCACATAATGAAAGAAATATGGGCTGAACTGGGCTACAAAGGCCTTTTTGCAG GTTTCATGCCGAGGGTGATCAAAGTGGCTCCTGCCTGTGCTGTTATGATAAGCACATATGAGTTTGGAAAGGCCTTCTTCCAGAAGATGAACCTGGATCAGGAGCGACATCCTAAGGGCTGTTag
- the rpl3 gene encoding large ribosomal subunit protein uL3 — protein sequence MSHRKFSAPRHGSLGFLPRKRSRRHRGKAKSFPKDDPNKPVHLTAFLGYKAGMTHIVREVDRPGSKVNKKEVVEAVTIVETPPMIVVGVVGYVNTPRGLRSFKTIFAEHVSDECKRRFYKNWYKSKKKAFTKYCKKWQDDEGKKQLEKDFAAMKKYCQVIRVIAHTQMRLLPLRQKKSHLMEVQLNGGTISDKVDWAREKLEQAVPVNNVFTQDEMIDVIGVTKGHGYKGVTSRWHTKKLPRKTHRGLRKVACIGAWHPARVAFSVARAGQKGYHHRTEINKKIYKIGQGYHNKDGKLVKNNASTEYDLSNKSINPLGGFVHYGEVTNDFVMVKGCVVGTKKRVLTLRKSLLVQTSRRALEKIDLKFIDTTSKFGHGRFQTVEEKKAFMGPLKKDRIAKEETA from the exons ATG TCTCACCGTAAGTTTTCGGCTCCACGCCACGGATCTCTGGGCTTCCTGCCCCGCAAGAGGAGCCGGCGTCACCGCGGAAAGGCCAAGAGCTTCCCCAAGGATGACCCCAACAAGCCCGTTCACCTGACCGCCTTCCTGGGCTACAAGGCCGGCATGACCCACATCGTCCGTGAGGTCGACAGACCCGGCTCCA AGGTGAACAAGAAGGAAGTGGTTGAGGCTGTGACCATCGTGGAGACACCCCCCATGATTGTCGTCGGTGTTGTCGGATATGTCAACACTCCCCGCGGCCTCCGTTCCTTCAAGACCATCTTCGCCGAGCACGTCAGTGATGAGTGCAAGCGTCGTTTCTACAAGAACTG GTACAAGTCCAAGAAGAAGGCTTTCACCAAATACTGCAAGAAATGGCAGGATGATGAGGGCAAGAAGCAGCTGGAGAAGGACTTTGCCGCCATGAAGAAGTACTGCCAGGTCATCCGTGTCATCGCCCACACACAG atgCGTCTGCTGCCTCTGAGGCAGAAGAAGTCTCACCTCATGGAGGTGCAGCTGAATGGCGGCACCATCTCTGATAAGGTGGACTGGGCCCgtgagaagctggagcaggctGTACCTGTCAACAATGTCTTTACCCAGGACGAGATGATCGACGTCATCGGTGTCACCAAGGGTCACGGATACAAGG gTGTCACCAGCCGTTGGCACACAAAGAAGCTTCCTCGCAAGACCCATCGTGGTCTGCGTAAGGTGGCCTGTATCGGTGCCTGGCATCCTGCCCGTGTGGCCTTCTCTGTGGCCCGTGCTGGTCAGAAGGGTTACCACCACCGCACAGAGATCAACAAGAAGATCTACAAGATCGGTCAGGGATACCACAACAAGGACGGAAAGCTGGTGAAGAACAACGCCTCCACCGAGTACGATCTGTCCAACAAGAGCATCAACCCCCTG GGTGGATTCGTCCATTATGGTGAGGTGACCAATGACTTCGTCATGGTGAAGGGTTGTGTTGTGGGGACCAAGAAGAGGGTACTGACTCTGCGCAAG TCTCTGTTGGTGCAGACCAGCCGTCGTGCTTTGGAGAAGATCGACCTCAAGTTCATCGACACCACCTCCAAGTTTGGTCATGGCCGCTTCCAGacagtggaggagaagaaggcgTTCATG GGACCACTCAAGAAGGACCGCATTGCCAAGGAGGAGACTGCCTGA